GAGATTCTTGCGTGGCTCGAAGCTGCAAAACTGCAGGTACCTCTTCTACACTTACCGTTCGGGATCCCACGGTTTGTTGTTGTCCCGATTCTATGTTCATTTGGTGTCCACTCATCCTTATATAGTTAATTGAAGGATATATATACATCTATTGGCAGTAATGATATCCTGACGTCTTTCATTGACATCGCTTTTAACTAATTAGTATGTGTCCCCCCCTGTTTGACTGAAGCGCACGTCGCTGATGATTTCGGACCTCCAAGGTGGCAAATTCACAAGAAAAGCCTTTTACCTTATGAAACGATTGATGGTTACTAACTATCTAACAAAGAACAAAGAGCTGGAAATAGCAAGGTTGAGGAGTTCAAGTAGAAATATACAAGCGCAATGGAACGACTACAGAGATTGATGATGAATAGCAAGGTGGGATCTGCCGACACCGGTCGTGATGATACAAAGGAGACCgtttatatttcttcaattgcaCTTTTAAAGATGTTGAAGCATGGTAGAGCTGGTGTTCCTATGGAAGTGATGGGGTTAATGTTAGGtgaatttgttgatgatTATACCGTGAATGTTGTGGATGTGTTCGCCATGCCCCAGTCGGGTACTGGTGTTTCTGTTGAGGCGGTGGACGATGTTTTCCAAGCTAAAATGATGGATATGTTGAAACAAACAGGAAGAGACCAAATGGTTGTTGGCTGGTATCATTCTCATCCCGGATTTGGATGTTGGCTGTCTTCTGTGGATGTTAACACCCAAAAATCCTTCGAGCAATTAAATAGCAGagctgttgctgttgttgttgaccCTATCCAATCTGTGAAAGGGAAAGTTGTTATTGATGCCTTTAGGTTAATTGACACAGGCGCATTGATAAATAATTTAGAACCTAGACAAACAACCTCCAACACAGGTTTGTTGAACAAGGCTAATATTCAAGCCTTAATCCACGGTCTGAATAGGCACTATTATTCTTTAAATATTGATTATCATAAGACCACTCAAGAAACCAAGATGCTAATGAACTTACATAAAGAACAATGGCAGTCTGGTCTTAAAATGTACGATtacgaagaaaaagaagaatcgAATTTGGCAGCTACAAAGAGTATGGTTAAGATAGCTGAACAGTATTCGAAGAGAatagaagaggaaaaggaattgaGCGAAGAAGAACTCAAGACAAGATACGTTGGTAAACAGGATCCAAAGAAACATCTCTCTGAAACTGCGGACGAAACGCTGGAAAACAATATTGTTTCTGTGCTGACGGCGGGTGTTAATTCAGTGGCAATTAAGTAAAATTTATAAAAGTCATTATGCATTAAGTAACTAGAAGCGCCTCTACATTTATATACTATACCATCTATTTCCAAAAGGACCTAATGAAGGAGTTAATggaatagaaaaagaaccCATCGAAAACGATAATGCTTACCAATTAGTGACATGAATGAGTATTGATAGTTTTAgtgcaattttttcttatatacttttCAGTCTTGCTTTTCCCATACTTGCATAAACGTTTCGtttagaaataaaagtTCTCCATCTCTTTCTGTTGTATTTATACCATCTACTTCGATCCacttttcacttttttcgTCATACAGCTGAGTAACCCAATGACTTCTTTCATCTCCATTTGCGGTTTTCTCATCTGCACACGATGATTTGATGACAACATGGATAATGTTTGCCTTTAAGCGATACTTAACATGCAGAATCTCAAGTTCACCGGAAAATTCCACTAAGGTTTGGTTTCTACTCTTTACAGGATGTTCACTACTACAGTCAAATCTATTGAAATGAAATATTAGGAATTGCGGTAACCGTGTTAATTCAAATACAGTGTTGGTGGAAGTGGGTTTTGAATTAGTGAACTTAGTTAATAATTTAGTAATCCTTATTTGTGGAAGATTATCAACGCTGTTACCATCTTCAAAGGGCGAAAACTCTGGTAAATCTAGAGTCAAAACCCAAAAGGGTCTAATCTTGACATTACTTGTAACAGATATGCTTCTCTCAAGTTCCTTTCCAAATTCCGCAATCTTTACTTTGCCCTTACAAGATTGGTTTAATATTGATTTCAACTGCTTCGAGTTCAAGCaaattttattgaataacCATAGAAGGAAGAAACGCGGATCTATAAGATTTGAATTCAATCCTTCTTTAACTTTCAAATAAGCTACGAAATTGTCAACGGTAAGATAAGGTTTGAATAATTTCGGGGACCATATTTTCTTAATACACATGGATAACCTTTTGATAAATTCCCCTTGGCCGTCAAAGTGATTCAGCAGGAAATGATCACGTAACGGAACCATGTGTGATATTACAAGCAATACACTATGCGCATAAGCGTAAGTTGCCGCATTGGTAAACCCTATAAATCCATTCAAATACACGCGATTGCTCAAGTCAAAACAGTGTTTCGGAAAGCTTTCTAAGTCTTTTAGGCAATAAGTAGGATAAACGGCAAACTTTATGCTGTTCAATAATTGTACCTTATTTCCGTGTAAAATTTGTATGTTCTGCGGTAAAATGTAAAACTTCAAACTTGTTAAATTTAAGAAGACATGATGGTTCTCATTAATGGAATGGATGAAAGCAGGGCTCTTTTCATGCCTTCCCTGATAAAAGTGTCCACATACTAAACAACAGTATACATTTAAAGGAGATAGCGTAATACAGCAGATTTTCTCTGTATCGAAAtccaatttttctcttaccACCGTCTCAAGATAGGCATAGTTTGGTTCCTGAGGCCTTATCTTTTTCAGTACCTCTTGCTCCAACTCACTTCCAGAATGTTTTCTCTTGTTATCGACCTCCATTGAAAACAGCACTTTAAGCTAACACCCAGCAATCAATGAATTACTAAAATAAAACTTAAAATGGTatcaatttttcctttttcgtcattttttttcatcaagatTTTTTCTGTCTCTTTGGCATTGCTTATTATTCGCGAGCGAGATACTTACAATTGACACTTTCCGCTACGGCCATTCTTCAGAACCTGTGTCATCTTTTTTCCAGATCGACCTGTAGGAAAGGCTTTTAAAATATCAGGTATAAACCTATCTGCTGTCAAAGAAATGTGCATTGAACCTATCTCTCTTGTTGTTTTCGTATCCCtggtatttttctttgggtTCGTGAAGTACTTCAAACGTAGAGAAGGGCTAATAAAGACTAGAACTTTGCAACCAGAATACAACGACAAGTATCCTTACAGTAAaggaaaagaggaagaaatgAGTGAACTGGCAAACGTGAATGACGTTCCACTGAAGATAAGAAAGGACAAATACCCTGCAAAGGAACATAACTTGAGAGTTAAAGAGTTGTTGTTTGAGCGCAATTCAAGGTTGTCTGAGGGGTTCACAGCATTTTTTATTGCTGGTGAAGAATTAGAAGGAAATAAATATTGTGACACCACTAGAGAATTTAGACAAAATaggtatttttattatttgtcAGGTGTTGACATACCTTGTTCGATGTTGTTGTTCAACTGTAGCACAGATAAATTGACGTTGTTTTTGCCAAATATCGATGAAGAGGACGTCATGTGGAGCGGTATGCCTTTGAGTTTGGATGAGGCTATGAGAGTTTTTGACATCGATGAGGCCTTGTACATATCTGAATTGGAGTCGAAGTTTAAAGAGTTGAAAGATTTTACTATTTTTACAACCGATTTGGACAACGTTCATAACAAGaacattgaagaattacTAATCCCTGCAAATCCTGACTTCTTTTATGCTATGGACGAAACTCGAGTAATCAAGGACTGGCATGAAATTGAATGCATCAGAAAAGCTTGTCAAATTTCAGATAATAGCCATTTGGCCGTTATGTCTGCTTTGCCCATCGAATTGAACGAGTTACAAATGCAAGCTGAGTTCGAATATCATGCCACTCGCCAAGGTGGACGTTCTTTGGGTTATGACCCCATTTGTTGCTCGGGACCTGCATGTGGTACGTTACATTACATCAAGAATTCCGAAGATATCAAAGGTAAACATTCCATCTTAATTGATGCAGGCGCAGAATGGAGACAATATACAAGTGATATCACTAGATGCTTCCCAACTTCAGGTAAGTTCACTGTGGAACATCGTGAAGTTTATGAAACCGTTCTTGACATGCAGAATCAGGCAATGAAACAGATCAAACCTGGTGCTAAATGGGACGATTTACATGCGTTAACGCACAAGATTCTTATCAGACACTTTTTGAGTATGGGtattttcaagaaagaattttctgaagatgaaatatttAAAAGAAGGGCTTCTTGCGCTTTTTATCCCCATGGACTAGGTCATATGTTAGGGCTTGATGTACACGATGTTGGTGGTAATCCAAACTATGATGATTCAGATCCAATGTTTAAGTACCTAAGAATCCGTCgtactttgaaagaaaatatggtTGTCACCAATGAACCAGGTTGCTATTTCAATCAATTTTTGATCAAGGAATTCTTAGAAAAACACCCAGAAAGATTGGAACTTGTCGACATGAATgtgttgaaaaaatacatgtACGTTGGTGGTGTTAGAATCGAAGATGATATTCTTGTAACTAAAGATGGATACGAGAACTTGACTAGTATCACTTCTGACCCCGctgaaattgaaagaattgtCCAAAAGGGCCTGAAAAAGACTCGTTCGGCTTTCAATGTAGTCGtctgaatattttcttccgattattattcttctaATCTGTTATATATGCCTACTCCTTGACGTATACATAAATTTAATCTTCctgaattcttcaattttttcgtatctaaacaataaaaaatgacacTTACAAATTAAGGCAACAAGCAGATACTACCCCACCCAAAAAAGTGCGAATTCTGTGGATCGAACACAGGACCTCCAGATAACTCGACCGAAGTTTTGTCTTCAGTCTGGCGCTCTCCCAACTGAGCTAAATCCGCTACCAATTAATGGTAATAGATAAACTAAGGATGGCATAAGTCAGTATGAAAATGTAAAAACAAATATGAAACAACCTTATAACAAAACATACAGAATGTGCACATAAGGtaaatattgataattagttttTTGGtaagtcgttccttcttaagttatataagagaggtaaataaaacacactctgattggttatattaaacccaatggttcagacataattcGGAGCATagatgataaaattttggtgataactcatcttcttatatactaagttctggtcAATTAATAGACCTTTATCTTACTAATGTagaaattctattattagaatttttctactccaattaaattggtatcatcataagaatgtttgtattAATTTACCCAAAATTATTGGTATTAGGTACAAAAATGTTCGTCATCTGAGATACTTGTGGAGTTTGTTGTAATTGCTGGGATTCCGTTTTTtaataaggcaataatattagcTATGTAGAcatactagaagttctcgggaatttaggaatccatgAAAGGGAATCTACAActctacacaattctataaacattattatcatcattttatatgttgttattcattgatcctattaaattatcaatccttgcgtttcagcttttactaatttagatgactatttctcatcatttgcgtcatcttgTTACGCCGTATATGATAACTATTAATATGAGTACCAGTCCATAGACAAAAAGGTTGGTTCTTATGCCAACACTGATAActcgtttttttttgcacgAAACCTTGCTTTTTATACTTGACTCTGTAAACTTAtatcagaaaaaatacaatgtTTTATAAGGGAGCTTTAAATTAAGATGTGCTTTAAAATATACTTAACATATTATCTGGCTTGTGTTGAAAGTTCATGTTTCACTCTTTTACATGTAACCTCAGCAGTAGTCGGTAAGTATGAGATATATCTGTTAGTTTTTGTAGATCATTAATGTTTTCCAGATACTTCTTGAATTCCTCATCCTCGAGAGGAATTGTTTCTACTTGAAATTTCTGCCTAATCAATTTAATTGTATTTTTGTGATGCATTAGaatgttttttcttaactGGGCAACCACAAAGTTTAGTGAATCTTCGGAATAGCTCAATAAGCTCATGGATTCAGAGGTTGTCTGCTTGTATTCCTCTAGAGTTTTCCGGAGATTTAAATTTTGACGCTTTAACACCTCTAACATATCCTCACCTTTTGTGTTATCTTCCAAATCACCGTTTAGTCTTTCTTCCCCAGTTATAGCGTCCTTTCCTCTTTGCTCTAGAAATCTATTGAATAATGCAATATTATCCGTTGTATCATGAGGTTCTTCCGGTGACTCATACTTGCTTAAATTGCCAGATAGTATGTCAACATTTTTTAGTATTTTTGCCTTCTCTGCTTGATTTTCTCTCAACTGCCGCAATAGTTTGTTGACTAATAAGTACATGTGATTCAAGTTTTCTGCCTGAGGGGACATATAGacttgctgctgctgctgctgctgctgctgctgctgcaaTGACAAAGCGTTAATTTGGTCACTCATACCTTAAATGTGGCGTGAACTTCTTGCGAAATCAATATGTGTGACTTTCTATGTATGGTTCGATGAAGATAACACCCATAAAAAGGTCATAAAAAGTTCATAAAAAGTTCCGTTCTTACTTGCGCGCCTTCATTATTTACATTACACTTGATATTACAAAAATACATACAAAATTCTGCTTCACTTCTAGTCATTCCGAATATGGACAACATTATCAAGCTTAATCAAATGGCTGTCTATATCCTTTCCATTCAATAAATCATTGCTGCGGAACTTTTCCCGCCCTTCTGAAATGGTCGTCACCAAGCCTGACTGCAGATGCCTTTTGGCCACCCTTTCCTCGGTAACCTCATAGTCAATATCAATCTTGTAAACAAGAAGGGCTCCCGTATTAGCTAATGTTTGGTATATTTCCTTCCAGTTTTCTTGGTCATAAAGTAAATAAAGCCCCTCGAATATAACAATCCTTGTAAACTTGGAAATGCAGTACTGGTCCGGAGTTGGGTCCTTTAAAGCATGGTTAAATCCTGGAATAAAGATATCGGGAACGGCTTGACTAAAAGTTTTGGATAACTTTCCAAAAACATTGGACGTTGAGTAGGACTTATCATGAGAAGAAACTTTACAGAGGGACGTCTCAGCTAAAATTTTGCACAGTTGCAGGAAATTGTTACTATCAAACGTCGAAGGCGAACCTCTTCTTTTATGAGCTGTTTCTGGGTCCTCAAATAAGTCTAGACACTTCCGAGATAAATGAAATCCATCCATTGGAACTATTTGCGCGATGTTGATACTATTCTGAGCCAATTGATTGacatttattggattgtTAACTGCAGCAATTCTGATAGCATTTGCATTACCCCCCCTCCCAACTACTGTGGTACATTCTCTCTTATCTGGTGTAAGATCTGGGTACTTAACTGGTGAGAAATTGACGTCCTCAACATGTTCTCTTAACAGTCCCTGATGTTCACTCATATAAGCTACTTTATTTGGCTGAAGCGTTCTTAAAGAACCTACCAAGTCAACTATAGGTTTCTGTTGATCAATAACTTGAATGATATGTGGATGCTTCGACAGAAAGctgttatatttttcattaataatTTGACAGAGTTCTTCTGCAATAGTTGACTTACCAGAGCCTGGAGAGCCGACCAGGACGACACAAACCctataatttttttcaatacaGTTATCTAATAGCTGAAGAACATCGTCAGCTAATTTATGCGTATTGACCATTGTATTTTTAATGTTCCTGTTATGATTTTTAAGGTTAAATTGTTTTTTACTAGGAAAAAATGATATAGCTATGTTGTtacttctttatttttcccGAAGAGCAATGACTTGATGATACCCACAGGTACGCATttaataaatgaaaagtcATGTAGTTTGTTTGATTAAGCACAAAGGCTGACAGATTATATGCGGCGAAAGCATGGATAAACTGCAGGGTGTATTTAATAATCATAAAGGAGTAATGATAGTTCTCTTtctgatgaaaaattcgAATACgattgaaagaaaaatacccTATGGCACCGGCCCTTGGGACAAGAATGAATTATCATGGATATACTAATGTTTTGTTGAAACGATTTTTCATGCTATGAGGATtactattatataagaagattgGACGACACtgctgaaagaaaaatcctCTATCGTCAACTATTCAATCATGCTATTActttattatcatatacggtgcTAGAGATGACAAAAAAGATGAGAAACTGTCCTCAAATTCCTTGACAGGAATGACTTACGACATAAAACAACGATAAAAGAGATGTaagaataaatgtatagaGCTATTAATTCCATTATACGGGGTGTGAAATCCTCGAGGAAAACTTCTACTGTTTTATATATCCAAGAACGCAGCCTTCATCAAAGATagaatttgaacaattATATCAACTTCACGCATTTCTCAAGCACAAAAAGGTACCTTGAATTTAGCACAACAGTTGAATTCTGCTTAAAAATGTAACTATACTTATGCTCCAAAatataatgaagaaaaacaattaaCTCACGTTTACAGCTACCCTTTAGACGTAAATAGTGAAAAAGCTACGTTTTCTCTGATAACAAATACCGCTTCTATATCAAATTAACCGGCAGATGACACGCAGCATTAGCAGAATCATCAAAACCATGACAAAGACACTGCTATGTTTGTATTTCTCACCGTTTTTAGTACTATGAATGCCAATacaaaatattatattgGCATTCATAGTAAGCAAACGCCTCTATTCATACCATCATACATGTTACACGGCCTGGATTTCGATTATTAAAGCAAGCATCGGACATAAAGATTCCATAGCCTATATGGAAAATACAATTGCACAATGGTATAGATAAAAGCAGAAAATCTAATAGAATAGTAAACTGTGTTCTTATTTTATCAAGATGGAAACTAATCATTGCAAACTCGGGTGAGTGCGACTTCAAATGAACCGTTATCATGCGATTTTGCACCGGCATTAAGCTTTGAAATAACTAGACTAGGGGGGTTGGAAACGTTATACAATAGGGAAGCTTGGTACAAAACTTTTTTAGTCGCTCTGAAACGccttaaagaagaaggaataGAAGAATTTGAGGAGCTACTTTGCAAACaaacttgaaagaaaatgaaaactttatGAACAATTTTACATATTTTTCGCATTGCCAAGATTATCAATGAATCAAGATTGTTTTTATGTTTCATAGATAAACTATACAGTCAATAATAAGGACCTTTTATAATCCCCGACTATTTGGTGGCTTTTTAGATATCAGTATTACGGTATTAAAAATGGGACCCAAATACTTTATGTCCTCTCTCCTAAGCGTAAGTATATATGTGAACTGCCAACTGATGAAACAACATCGAAAACATAATCAGGTGTTGATGAGTTCGTTTATAATCCAGAATTTCGCTGAAGCGAGATCACGGAAGACTTTTTGTTGGGACTCAAAGCGTTTTAAGGAAAGTTATGTTTCTTATTGTATTTAATGAGCTTTCGGAACAGGCACTTAATATTCCATACTAATAAACGATAAGCGCATCAGGCgttaaaaaaatctccTCTACAGATATTCATTTGAATACCACGGGTCCCTTAATGCTATAACATCAGATAGATACATTAGTTTGCGGGCACGGCATAAAAAGAGCTGACATTGAGTTCGGGTATCGAATAACCTTCCCTACTAGTAGCAACCTGGCTACAGATGGTCGATCCGAAAGTTTGATACTGGTGATACACATATCACTGAGACTGCACTGTCATCTAAACTTCCATGGCTGGGACAGGAATTACTCATGCTAAAGTATTGTTGCGATAGCATGCTTAATTAGGTATTAATTGCTCACTTTTCGAGATAGATGTACTTCACCGCGaactaataaaaactaTATTTTAGTACTGATTTAAATACAATGAGCATTTCAATAGTCGAGTTGATTAAGAAACTCAAATTCACCCAAATTAAAATCCAAGAAATGTGACGAAGAGtcacaaaaaaaagccaaaaGAAGCGTAATCTAGATCGAAGAGAAATAAACTTGAAGCGAGGTGATTATGTGCTGATAGACCGAAACACCTACGTAATCAAAGGAGGATACCAGAGAACAAAACTGGTATACCTGAAATATCTCAGAACTATCAAATATATTCACTGTAACGCTCATGAAGTCGACTTATCcttgataaagaagaagcatAATACTAAACTTAGAATGGTTGCTGCCATTCAAGGAAGAGAAACAACGAGacataaaagaaaaccaagatTGCATAATGAACTGATACGTAGACTGATAGAAATTAATATTTTACAAGTTTCGATACATATAAAAGTAAGAAAcaggtgaattttgaggcaattgttgggatttcatttttgaataaggcaattgttggaataagtgattacaGCTATACACtttattcgtataaattggaataagtgattacaaCTAGACGctcttcgtataaattggattaggcaaattctaataatagagTTTACTGCAgtagtaagataaagatctattaattgaccagaacttagtatataagaagatgagttatcaccaaaattttatcatctATGCTCCgaattatgtctgaaccattgggtttaatataaccaatcagcgtttgttttatatacctttcttatataatttaagaaggaacgacttattctttgttggaatgaaaataaactatcgtctatcatCTAGTGGTCATACTACTAGcacattatcatatacggtgttggaagatgacataagttatgagaagcggtcatcgaaataagtgaaAGCTGgaatgcaaggattgataatgtaataggataatgactgacaacatataaaatgacaatcaatgcatatacagaattatgtagaattcCGAGTTCCATTaattggattcctatatcctcgaggagaacttctagtatattatatataccaaataatattgcctttatcaacaatggaatcccaacaatcatctcaaaattcacccattTCTCAATATAAATGTCAAGTTAATCTTTAACTAAATGATTTTCAAC
The DNA window shown above is from Saccharomyces mikatae IFO 1815 strain IFO1815 genome assembly, chromosome: 6 and carries:
- the YFH7 gene encoding Yfh7p (similar to Saccharomyces cerevisiae YFH7 (YFR007W); ancestral locus Anc_8.101), producing MVNTHKLADDVLQLLDNCIEKNYRVCVVLVGSPGSGKSTIAEELCQIINEKYNSFLSKHPHIIQVIDQQKPIVDLVGSLRTLQPNKVAYMSEHQGLLREHVEDVNFSPVKYPDLTPDKRECTTVVGRGGNANAIRIAAVNNPINVNQLAQNSINIAQIVPMDGFHLSRKCLDLFEDPETAHKRRGSPSTFDSNNFLQLCKILAETSLCKVSSHDKSYSTSNVFGKLSKTFSQAVPDIFIPGFNHALKDPTPDQYCISKFTRIVIFEGLYLLYDQENWKEIYQTLANTGALLVYKIDIDYEVTEERVAKRHLQSGLVTTISEGREKFRSNDLLNGKDIDSHLIKLDNVVHIRND
- the SMKI06G0670 gene encoding putative Xaa-Pro dipeptidase (similar to Saccharomyces cerevisiae YFR006W; ancestral locus Anc_8.98); protein product: MCIEPISLVVFVSLVFFFGFVKYFKRREGLIKTRTLQPEYNDKYPYSKGKEEEMSELANVNDVPLKIRKDKYPAKEHNLRVKELLFERNSRLSEGFTAFFIAGEELEGNKYCDTTREFRQNRYFYYLSGVDIPCSMLLFNCSTDKLTLFLPNIDEEDVMWSGMPLSLDEAMRVFDIDEALYISELESKFKELKDFTIFTTDLDNVHNKNIEELLIPANPDFFYAMDETRVIKDWHEIECIRKACQISDNSHLAVMSALPIELNELQMQAEFEYHATRQGGRSLGYDPICCSGPACGTLHYIKNSEDIKGKHSILIDAGAEWRQYTSDITRCFPTSGKFTVEHREVYETVLDMQNQAMKQIKPGAKWDDLHALTHKILIRHFLSMGIFKKEFSEDEIFKRRASCAFYPHGLGHMLGLDVHDVGGNPNYDDSDPMFKYLRIRRTLKENMVVTNEPGCYFNQFLIKEFLEKHPERLELVDMNVLKKYMYVGGVRIEDDILVTKDGYENLTSITSDPAEIERIVQKGLKKTRSAFNVVV
- the SAD1 gene encoding mRNA splicing protein SAD1 (similar to Saccharomyces cerevisiae SAD1 (YFR005C); ancestral locus Anc_8.97), which translates into the protein MEVDNKRKHSGSELEQEVLKKIRPQEPNYAYLETVVREKLDFDTEKICCITLSPLNVYCCLVCGHFYQGRHEKSPAFIHSINENHHVFLNLTSLKFYILPQNIQILHGNKVQLLNSIKFAVYPTYCLKDLESFPKHCFDLSNRVYLNGFIGFTNAATYAYAHSVLLVISHMVPLRDHFLLNHFDGQGEFIKRLSMCIKKIWSPKLFKPYLTVDNFVAYLKVKEGLNSNLIDPRFFLLWLFNKICLNSKQLKSILNQSCKGKVKIAEFGKELERSISVTSNVKIRPFWVLTLDLPEFSPFEDGNSVDNLPQIRITKLLTKFTNSKPTSTNTVFELTRLPQFLIFHFNRFDCSSEHPVKSRNQTLVEFSGELEILHVKYRLKANIIHVVIKSSCADEKTANGDERSHWVTQLYDEKSEKWIEVDGINTTERDGELLFLNETFMQVWEKQD
- the FAR7 gene encoding Far7p (similar to Saccharomyces cerevisiae FAR7 (YFR008W); ancestral locus Anc_8.105), with the translated sequence MSDQINALSLQQQQQQQQQQQVYMSPQAENLNHMYLLVNKLLRQLRENQAEKAKILKNVDILSGNLSKYESPEEPHDTTDNIALFNRFLEQRGKDAITGEERLNGDLEDNTKGEDMLEVLKRQNLNLRKTLEEYKQTTSESMSLLSYSEDSLNFVVAQLRKNILMHHKNTIKLIRQKFQVETIPLEDEEFKKYLENINDLQKLTDISHTYRLLLRLHVKE
- the RPN11 gene encoding proteasome regulatory particle lid subunit RPN11 (similar to Saccharomyces cerevisiae RPN11 (YFR004W); ancestral locus Anc_8.96) — encoded protein: MERLQRLMMNSKVGSADTGRDDTKETVYISSIALLKMLKHGRAGVPMEVMGLMLGEFVDDYTVNVVDVFAMPQSGTGVSVEAVDDVFQAKMMDMLKQTGRDQMVVGWYHSHPGFGCWLSSVDVNTQKSFEQLNSRAVAVVVDPIQSVKGKVVIDAFRLIDTGALINNLEPRQTTSNTGLLNKANIQALIHGLNRHYYSLNIDYHKTTQETKMLMNLHKEQWQSGLKMYDYEEKEESNLAATKSMVKIAEQYSKRIEEEKELSEEELKTRYVGKQDPKKHLSETADETLENNIVSVLTAGVNSVAIK